DNA from Halomonas sp. GFAJ-1:
GTGGGCAATACCGCAGTTGGCAGTCGCGAGCGCATCGTTGTGGTCGAAATCGAAGATACGTGGCTAGTGCTAGGCGTTAGCGGAGGCCGAATTACCAAGTTACATGAGCGTGATGCTCCTAACGACCGTCCTCTTCCCACCTCGCCTGAACCACCGGCACGCTTTTCACACCGCCTAGCTCAGGCACTAGCAAGCTACCGTGACAAACGAGGCAGTGAAGCCCCTCCCTCTTCTGACCCAACGAAAACACCATGAGATATGTGATGCACCTCTCCTGGCCTTACCAGCTCCGCTGGTGGCTTTTTAGCGCTGTCATTGCCGGCTGCTTAATGCTGGCTTTCCCTGCTCATGCGCAACAGCTACCAGGGTTAGTATCGCAACCATTGGAAGATGGCGGTCAGCAGTGGTCGCTATCACTACAAACGCTGCTATTTTTAAGCTCGCTGGCGTTTCTGCCAGCGATGCTACTAATGATGACTAGCTTTACGCGCATCATCATTGTGCTTAGCTTGCTGAGAACAGCAATGGGTACGCAGGCAACACCGCCTAATCAAGTGCTACTAGGCATCGCCCTTTTCTTAACATTT
Protein-coding regions in this window:
- a CDS encoding flagellar biosynthetic protein FliO, with the translated sequence MSVATSSTQNTSIDALSGSGDALIGMAVLGKTAAALALVIAIILLCTALLKRWQTGRHHQGAHLRIVGNTAVGSRERIVVVEIEDTWLVLGVSGGRITKLHERDAPNDRPLPTSPEPPARFSHRLAQALASYRDKRGSEAPPSSDPTKTP